The Acinetobacter sp. GSS19 genome includes a region encoding these proteins:
- a CDS encoding RNA polymerase factor sigma-54: MKLSVGLKVANTLSLTPQLQQAIRLLQLSSLELEQEIQIQLDSNPLLEKVEEINSTESLPNTEQELETHDLTQELNADHLPDDLPVDTDWDDVYTHQPTALAMPEYEEREDNRHGHVGLKEHLLEQINLLHLSQVDQLVAYCLIDALDDKGFLDAEIAEITASVQHLLADAGYEDEVEDSEVLVVLKHIQHLDPVGIGSRNLAECLKIQLEQSVIQSQLRDNALMLLNYYELLVANDLNKLLKQSGLSMSQVKEAIELLKTLKPYPGMEFNVQESDYQIPDVVVAKKNDKWQVQLNPDVVPKLRVNSFYANMIRRADQSDENQYLRNHLLEAKNFIKSIDERHKTLLKVATCIVEHQKAFLELGPEAMKPLVLRDVAEEVELHESTVSRVTTNKYMLTPRGLFELKYFFSSHVGTTSGGEASSTAIRAMIKKLIANENPRKPLSDNVIANLLKEEGIDVARRTVAKYRESLHIPSSSERKVLI, translated from the coding sequence ATGAAGCTTTCGGTGGGACTTAAAGTTGCAAATACGTTGTCATTGACGCCTCAATTGCAACAGGCCATTCGATTGCTACAGTTGTCGAGTTTGGAACTAGAACAAGAAATTCAAATTCAATTAGACAGTAATCCGTTGCTGGAAAAAGTTGAAGAAATTAATAGTACTGAAAGTCTGCCGAATACAGAGCAAGAACTTGAAACTCATGACCTTACTCAAGAGTTGAATGCTGATCATCTTCCTGATGATCTGCCCGTGGATACGGATTGGGATGATGTTTATACCCATCAACCCACAGCTTTGGCAATGCCCGAGTATGAAGAACGTGAAGATAATCGTCACGGTCATGTGGGATTAAAAGAACATCTACTTGAACAAATTAACTTATTACATCTTTCTCAGGTCGATCAGCTAGTTGCATATTGTTTAATCGATGCTCTAGATGATAAAGGCTTTTTAGATGCTGAAATTGCTGAAATTACGGCTTCCGTGCAGCATTTATTAGCTGATGCGGGCTATGAAGATGAGGTGGAAGACTCAGAAGTTCTGGTGGTTTTAAAGCATATCCAGCATCTTGATCCGGTGGGGATTGGATCACGCAATTTGGCAGAGTGTTTGAAAATCCAGTTGGAGCAATCAGTGATTCAAAGTCAGTTGCGTGATAACGCACTGATGCTATTAAATTATTATGAGTTATTGGTTGCGAATGATCTTAATAAGCTTCTGAAACAGAGTGGCTTATCGATGTCACAAGTCAAAGAGGCTATTGAGCTTTTAAAAACACTGAAACCCTATCCGGGAATGGAATTTAATGTCCAGGAGTCGGATTACCAGATTCCGGATGTCGTCGTCGCCAAAAAAAATGACAAGTGGCAAGTTCAGCTCAACCCAGATGTTGTGCCCAAACTGCGGGTAAATAGTTTTTATGCCAATATGATCCGTCGAGCTGATCAGAGTGATGAAAACCAGTATTTACGCAATCATTTGCTGGAAGCTAAGAATTTTATTAAAAGCATTGATGAGCGACATAAGACCCTATTAAAGGTTGCGACCTGTATTGTTGAACATCAGAAAGCGTTTCTTGAATTGGGGCCGGAAGCGATGAAACCTCTGGTGCTGCGTGATGTAGCTGAGGAGGTTGAATTACATGAGTCTACCGTTTCACGTGTGACGACCAATAAATATATGCTGACACCACGTGGTCTATTTGAATTGAAATATTTCTTTTCCAGTCATGTCGGCACTACATCGGGCGGTGAAGCTTCATCAACTGCCATTCGTGCGATGATTAAAAAACTGATTGCCAATGAAAATCCACGTAAGCCTTTGTCGGATAATGTGATTGCCAATTTGCTGAAAGAAGAAGGCATTGATGTGGCACGAAGAACGGTTGCGAAATATCGTGAGTCGTTACATATTCCGTCGTCTTCTGAAAGAAAAGTATTGATCTAA
- the hpf gene encoding ribosome hibernation-promoting factor, HPF/YfiA family, whose amino-acid sequence MQIVIRGHHLTITPAIEDNIRCKFAQMTKHLDQVNSMQVKLTKDHQINQRTRKGSANHIAEAIVRLPGIELFAQANADDMYTSIKKLTEKLKRQLHKHRKMQCDHQILAV is encoded by the coding sequence ATGCAAATAGTCATTCGTGGACATCATTTAACTATCACTCCAGCAATCGAAGATAATATTCGTTGTAAATTTGCCCAAATGACTAAGCATCTGGATCAAGTCAACAGTATGCAGGTGAAATTGACGAAAGATCATCAGATCAATCAGCGAACGCGTAAAGGCAGTGCCAATCATATCGCTGAAGCGATCGTGCGCTTGCCGGGGATTGAACTGTTTGCTCAGGCCAATGCGGATGATATGTATACATCAATAAAAAAATTGACCGAAAAGCTGAAAAGACAGCTGCACAAACACCGTAAGATGCAGTGTGACCACCAGATTTTGGCAGTATAA
- the ibaG gene encoding BolA family iron metabolism protein IbaG, which produces MNSEQLTQILQAAFPEAEVAVSGQAGKFDLRIVDDLFEGKRPVARQQAVYAPLNSYIASGEVHAVTIRAMTKEEWRKASLFGA; this is translated from the coding sequence ATGAATAGTGAACAGCTCACTCAAATTTTACAAGCTGCTTTTCCTGAAGCTGAAGTTGCTGTGAGTGGACAAGCGGGAAAGTTTGATCTTCGAATTGTAGATGATTTGTTTGAAGGAAAACGTCCTGTCGCACGTCAACAAGCTGTTTATGCACCATTAAATTCCTATATCGCCAGTGGCGAGGTGCATGCTGTGACCATCCGTGCAATGACCAAAGAAGAATGGCGTAAAGCAAGTCTTTTCGGAGCTTAA
- the murA gene encoding UDP-N-acetylglucosamine 1-carboxyvinyltransferase: protein MDKFLIKGGVKLDGEVRISGAKNAALPLLAATILADSPITLTNVPNLKDVNTLVKLIAGLGVKISYEGDTVKADTSTLDNQFAPYELVKTMRASILVLGPLVARYGSAKVSLPGGCAIGSRPVDQHLKALEALGAQIEVENGYVNAKVDGRLKGGEVVFDMVTVGGTENILMAAALAEGVTTIRNAAREPEITDLAKLLIKMGAKIEGLDTDTLVVTGVESLHGCEYAVVADRIETGSYLAAAAITGGRVKTTHTDPALLESVLDKFEEMGAEVTRGEDWIELDMQGKRPKAVSFRTLPHPDFPTDMQAQLMAVNAIGRGFATISETIFENRFMHVPELSRMGANIQVDGNDAVVTGVERLSAAPVMATDLRASFSLVLAALAAEGETLIDRIYHIDRGYEDVEAKLQGLGAQIERVHA from the coding sequence ATGGATAAATTTTTAATTAAGGGTGGTGTTAAGCTCGATGGAGAAGTGCGGATTTCCGGTGCGAAAAACGCAGCACTGCCTTTATTGGCAGCGACCATCCTTGCAGATTCGCCGATTACCCTGACCAATGTACCCAATTTAAAAGACGTTAATACCTTAGTAAAATTGATTGCCGGTTTGGGCGTGAAAATCAGTTATGAAGGGGATACGGTTAAAGCCGATACATCGACTTTAGATAACCAGTTTGCACCTTATGAGTTAGTCAAAACCATGCGTGCCTCAATCTTGGTCTTAGGTCCACTGGTTGCCCGTTATGGTTCGGCGAAAGTATCGTTACCGGGTGGTTGTGCAATTGGTTCACGACCAGTCGATCAACACTTAAAGGCACTTGAAGCATTAGGTGCACAAATTGAAGTCGAAAATGGTTATGTGAATGCCAAAGTCGATGGCCGCTTAAAAGGTGGTGAAGTCGTTTTTGATATGGTCACAGTGGGCGGGACAGAAAATATCCTGATGGCTGCTGCATTGGCCGAGGGTGTCACGACGATCCGTAATGCTGCCCGTGAACCTGAAATTACTGATCTGGCCAAGCTACTGATCAAGATGGGTGCAAAAATTGAAGGTTTAGATACCGATACCCTCGTGGTGACCGGTGTTGAATCTTTACATGGCTGTGAATATGCCGTTGTCGCAGACCGTATTGAAACCGGTTCCTATCTGGCTGCAGCTGCGATCACGGGTGGTCGTGTCAAAACTACGCATACCGATCCTGCTTTATTAGAATCCGTGCTCGATAAATTCGAAGAAATGGGCGCAGAAGTGACCCGTGGTGAGGATTGGATCGAGCTGGATATGCAGGGCAAGCGCCCGAAAGCCGTGAGTTTCCGCACGCTGCCGCATCCAGATTTCCCAACGGATATGCAAGCCCAGTTGATGGCAGTCAATGCTATTGGTCGTGGCTTTGCAACAATTTCAGAAACCATTTTTGAAAACCGCTTTATGCACGTACCTGAACTCTCTCGTATGGGGGCTAATATTCAGGTTGATGGCAATGACGCTGTTGTCACTGGGGTGGAGCGGTTGTCTGCTGCACCAGTGATGGCCACGGACTTACGTGCTTCTTTTTCACTGGTCTTGGCTGCATTGGCTGCTGAGGGTGAGACCCTGATTGACCGGATTTACCACATTGACCGCGGTTATGAAGATGTGGAAGCAAAATTACAAGGCCTCGGTGCCCAAATTGAGCGAGTACATGCATGA
- the hisG gene encoding ATP phosphoribosyltransferase gives MSDMRNDDPNFDVMGNFDHGLTLALSKGRILKETLPLLETSGINLLEDPDKSRKLIFPTTHKQVRILILRASDVPTYVENGAADLGVAGKDVLMEHGAQNVYEPLDLKIANCRLMTAGKVGMQRPKGRLKIATKYVNLTRQYYASLGEQVDVIKLYGSMELAPLVGLGDYIVDVVDTGNTLRANGLEPLEEICKVSSRLIVNKASFKRKQALLNPIIEQLEKAVAERQAQK, from the coding sequence ATGAGTGACATGAGAAACGATGATCCCAACTTTGATGTGATGGGTAACTTTGATCATGGTTTAACTTTGGCTTTAAGTAAGGGACGTATCTTAAAAGAAACGTTACCTTTACTTGAAACCTCGGGCATTAATCTGCTGGAAGATCCGGATAAATCGCGCAAGCTGATTTTCCCAACGACGCATAAGCAGGTGCGTATCCTGATTTTACGTGCGTCGGATGTGCCGACCTATGTAGAAAATGGTGCAGCAGATCTAGGCGTAGCCGGGAAAGATGTACTGATGGAACACGGTGCACAAAACGTCTATGAACCACTGGATCTTAAAATTGCCAACTGCCGTTTAATGACCGCCGGAAAAGTTGGCATGCAACGTCCAAAAGGCCGTTTAAAAATTGCCACCAAATATGTCAATTTGACCCGTCAGTATTATGCTAGCCTTGGTGAACAGGTGGACGTGATCAAGCTGTATGGTTCGATGGAACTGGCACCACTGGTCGGTTTGGGTGACTATATTGTTGATGTGGTGGATACAGGAAATACCTTGCGTGCCAATGGTCTTGAACCATTGGAAGAAATCTGCAAAGTCTCTTCACGTCTGATTGTGAATAAGGCCAGTTTTAAGCGTAAGCAAGCCTTGTTGAATCCGATCATTGAGCAGTTAGAAAAAGCTGTGGCTGAGCGTCAGGCTCAAAAATAA
- the hisD gene encoding histidinol dehydrogenase, which yields MRRLSTQDQNFQQVFADLLAFETVSDPELLKTVDEIIADVRQYGDDHVLKLTQQFDRHPAHQFSELELTQAQLKAAFEGLAPDVHEALQLAANRIRSFHQAQKQEGWTYVDELGNTLGQKVTPLDRVGIYVPGGLASYPSSVLMNAIPAQVAGVQEIIMVVPAPNGELNPLVLAAAYLAGVHRVFTIGGAQAVAALAYGTQTIPAVDKITGPGNRFVAAAKRAVFGQVGIDMIAGPSEILVYAEGENNAEWLAMDVLSQAEHDTVAQAIFITPDEALLNAVEQAIEQHLSELPKAEIARTSIANRGALVLVKDRQEAIDLINQVAPEHLELSLNEAQEMAEQIRHAGAIFMGRFTPEAIGDYCAGPNHVLPTSGTARFSSPLGVYDFQKRSSLIFCSEQGVKTLAKTADVLAVQENLDAHARSARYRYQ from the coding sequence ATGCGACGTTTATCGACTCAAGATCAAAACTTCCAACAGGTTTTTGCTGACTTGTTGGCTTTTGAGACAGTCAGTGATCCTGAATTGTTAAAAACTGTAGATGAAATCATTGCTGACGTGCGTCAGTACGGTGATGATCATGTGTTAAAACTGACACAACAGTTTGATCGACATCCCGCGCATCAATTCTCTGAACTTGAATTGACCCAGGCACAACTGAAGGCGGCGTTTGAAGGCTTAGCTCCTGATGTGCATGAAGCCTTGCAATTGGCTGCCAACCGGATCCGTAGTTTCCACCAGGCACAAAAGCAGGAAGGTTGGACCTATGTGGACGAGTTGGGCAATACCTTAGGCCAAAAAGTCACACCACTCGATCGTGTCGGAATTTATGTGCCGGGCGGTTTAGCCTCTTATCCATCCTCTGTGCTGATGAATGCGATTCCGGCACAGGTCGCAGGTGTGCAAGAAATTATTATGGTAGTACCGGCACCGAATGGAGAACTGAATCCATTGGTCTTGGCTGCCGCCTATCTTGCCGGTGTACATCGTGTTTTTACCATTGGTGGCGCACAGGCTGTAGCTGCTCTGGCCTATGGCACACAAACCATTCCAGCTGTAGACAAAATTACCGGACCGGGTAACCGTTTTGTTGCGGCTGCGAAACGTGCCGTCTTTGGGCAAGTGGGCATTGACATGATTGCCGGCCCATCCGAAATTCTGGTCTATGCCGAAGGCGAGAATAATGCGGAATGGCTGGCGATGGATGTGTTGTCGCAAGCTGAGCATGATACTGTGGCGCAAGCGATTTTTATTACCCCAGATGAAGCTTTGCTGAACGCAGTGGAGCAAGCGATCGAGCAGCACCTAAGCGAATTGCCAAAAGCGGAGATTGCACGAACTTCAATTGCCAATCGTGGTGCTCTGGTACTGGTCAAAGACCGTCAGGAAGCGATTGATCTGATCAATCAGGTAGCACCGGAGCATTTGGAACTGAGCCTGAATGAAGCACAGGAAATGGCGGAGCAGATTCGCCATGCGGGCGCGATTTTCATGGGGCGTTTTACTCCGGAAGCAATTGGCGATTACTGTGCAGGACCTAACCATGTCTTGCCGACTTCCGGCACCGCGCGTTTTTCCTCACCGCTCGGCGTGTATGACTTCCAGAAACGTTCCAGTTTAATCTTCTGCTCTGAGCAGGGAGTAAAAACCTTGGCCAAAACGGCGGATGTTTTGGCGGTACAGGAGAATCTGGATGCCCATGCACGCTCGGCGCGCTATCGCTATCAGTAA
- the hisC gene encoding histidinol-phosphate transaminase encodes MTITAEQMRFWSPAVRELEPYVPGEQPKIQNLLKLNTNENPYPPSPKVVEAVQQVLLNQADALRLYPDPDATALKQAIAQQQGVDVAQVFVGNGSDEVLAHIFKAFFVQEAPLLYPDITYSFYPVYSQFFGIQAVQLPLNEQFEIVPEDYKRPNGGIIITNPNAPTSIALGLNAIEEILQANPDSVVLIDEAYVDFGAQSAVSLVSKYENLVVCQTTSKSRSLAGLRVGFAIAQPHLIAALEAVKNSFNSYPIDRFAIAAAVASFEDQAYFEQQCQKVIASRETLVADLEQLGFQVLPSKANFIFATHPQRDAAQLASQLREQGIIVRYFNKPRIDQYLRITIGTDEQNARLVETLKNQILV; translated from the coding sequence ATGACTATTACAGCAGAACAGATGCGTTTCTGGAGTCCAGCCGTACGTGAGTTGGAACCTTATGTCCCGGGTGAACAGCCAAAAATCCAGAATTTATTAAAACTGAATACCAATGAAAATCCCTATCCCCCTTCACCAAAAGTGGTGGAAGCGGTACAGCAGGTGTTGCTGAATCAGGCCGATGCTTTGCGTCTGTATCCTGATCCGGATGCAACTGCGTTAAAACAGGCGATTGCCCAACAGCAAGGTGTTGATGTGGCACAGGTGTTTGTGGGCAATGGCTCGGATGAGGTGTTAGCTCATATTTTTAAAGCCTTTTTTGTGCAAGAGGCACCGTTGCTTTATCCGGACATTACTTACAGTTTTTATCCGGTGTATAGCCAGTTTTTTGGTATTCAGGCCGTCCAATTACCGCTGAATGAACAGTTTGAAATCGTGCCGGAGGATTATAAACGTCCCAACGGTGGCATTATCATTACCAATCCGAATGCACCCACCAGTATCGCTTTGGGGCTGAATGCGATTGAAGAGATCCTGCAAGCCAATCCAGACTCGGTGGTGTTGATTGATGAAGCCTATGTGGATTTCGGTGCGCAATCGGCAGTCAGCTTGGTGAGCAAGTATGAAAACTTGGTGGTGTGTCAAACCACATCGAAATCGCGTTCTCTGGCGGGTTTGCGTGTTGGTTTTGCCATTGCCCAGCCGCATCTGATTGCTGCATTGGAAGCAGTGAAAAACAGCTTTAACTCTTATCCGATCGACCGTTTTGCTATCGCTGCAGCAGTCGCTTCCTTTGAAGATCAAGCCTATTTTGAGCAGCAATGCCAGAAAGTTATTGCCAGTCGTGAAACACTGGTGGCAGATCTTGAGCAATTAGGTTTTCAGGTGTTGCCATCGAAAGCCAACTTTATTTTTGCCACCCATCCACAACGTGATGCAGCTCAGCTGGCGAGTCAGCTACGTGAACAGGGCATTATCGTGCGTTATTTCAATAAGCCGCGTATTGATCAGTACCTGCGGATTACCATTGGCACCGATGAGCAAAATGCTCGTCTGGTCGAGACCCTGAAAAATCAGATTCTGGTTTAA
- the pabB gene encoding aminodeoxychorismate synthase component I, translating into MTVMKRPLHLQQTEIASLLLHLNSLTGLVFLQDQQHPVIGFLPQAYLQVQNGQSHFMQRNEQLGYQVQEQTINCTDFIAFAPTREPADAGFQGGIIGFVSYDFAAQQQIQNQSKEQPALYFGRYRSYLKQEQGQWYFYSDEAQAEQLWQLINRLFMQPLSTEADFQLTQPCQARWSRQDYQHAFTQVQDYIRAGDCYQINLTQEFTGVAQGELLATAQQFWQLTNAPYAGYLKLDGFELLSCSPELFIDFQADRKMSTRPIKGTMPRHADPQQDEQSRQQLAASQKDQAENVMIVDLLRNDLSVYAENGSVKTPILFEIESFNQVHHMVSEVTAILKPEVNPIEMLLSALPGGSITGAPKIRAMQIIEELEGAPRGAYCGSMGYFNLDGTGRWNILIRSIQKYQDQLSLWAGGGITIASDSDAEYQECFDKVSAMLNLLNTWQKP; encoded by the coding sequence CTGACCGTGATGAAAAGACCGCTGCATTTGCAACAGACTGAAATCGCATCGCTTTTGCTGCACCTGAATTCCCTGACCGGACTGGTATTTTTACAAGATCAGCAACATCCTGTGATTGGTTTCTTGCCTCAGGCTTATCTACAGGTTCAAAATGGCCAAAGCCATTTCATGCAGCGCAATGAGCAACTAGGCTATCAGGTACAAGAACAAACCATTAATTGCACCGATTTCATTGCATTTGCCCCCACACGGGAACCTGCCGATGCAGGTTTCCAAGGGGGCATAATCGGCTTTGTAAGCTATGACTTCGCAGCACAACAGCAGATCCAGAATCAAAGTAAAGAGCAGCCAGCCCTGTATTTCGGACGCTATCGTTCCTATCTGAAACAGGAACAGGGTCAATGGTATTTCTACAGTGATGAGGCTCAGGCCGAACAACTGTGGCAACTGATCAATCGTCTGTTCATGCAGCCCCTAAGTACAGAAGCGGATTTTCAGTTAACCCAACCTTGTCAAGCACGCTGGTCACGGCAAGACTATCAACATGCCTTTACCCAAGTACAAGACTATATCCGCGCCGGTGACTGTTACCAGATCAACCTGACTCAGGAATTTACCGGTGTCGCACAAGGCGAGCTTCTAGCAACAGCACAACAATTCTGGCAACTGACCAATGCCCCATACGCGGGCTATTTAAAGCTAGACGGATTTGAACTGCTCAGCTGCTCGCCGGAACTGTTTATTGATTTCCAAGCGGATCGAAAGATGAGTACGCGCCCGATCAAGGGCACCATGCCACGCCATGCTGATCCGCAACAGGATGAACAATCACGCCAGCAACTCGCGGCTTCACAAAAGGATCAGGCCGAAAATGTCATGATTGTGGATTTGCTGCGCAATGATCTGAGTGTGTATGCTGAAAATGGCAGTGTCAAAACTCCGATCCTGTTTGAAATTGAAAGCTTCAATCAGGTGCATCACATGGTGAGTGAGGTCACCGCTATCCTGAAGCCTGAAGTGAATCCCATAGAGATGCTGCTCTCAGCCCTACCCGGTGGTTCAATTACCGGTGCACCAAAAATCCGGGCGATGCAAATTATCGAAGAACTCGAAGGTGCACCACGCGGTGCCTATTGTGGCTCGATGGGCTATTTTAATCTGGACGGGACTGGCCGCTGGAATATCTTGATCCGCAGCATCCAAAAATATCAGGATCAGTTGTCCTTATGGGCGGGGGGTGGCATCACCATCGCGTCTGACAGTGATGCCGAATATCAGGAATGTTTCGACAAAGTCTCTGCCATGTTGAATCTGCTCAACACTTGGCAAAAACCTTAA
- a CDS encoding NUDIX hydrolase has protein sequence MNFCVICGHQTTEQIPLGDHQVRRVCTQCGHIHYENPKVICGALAVWENKVLLCRRAIEPRYGLWTLPAGYMELFETMEQGAARETREEAEAEIDIEQLYCMYNIPRIGQIYVLFKAQLKDGSFGAGEETIESRLFSEEEIPWADLAFPSVEQTLRHYFADLQQQHFPVHLETLGSRLDHTG, from the coding sequence ATGAACTTTTGCGTAATTTGTGGACATCAAACAACAGAACAGATTCCGTTAGGTGACCATCAGGTGCGCCGTGTTTGTACACAATGTGGTCATATTCATTACGAAAATCCGAAAGTCATCTGCGGTGCCCTCGCAGTCTGGGAAAACAAAGTATTACTCTGCCGCCGTGCGATTGAACCACGTTATGGCCTATGGACCTTACCCGCAGGCTACATGGAACTGTTCGAAACCATGGAACAAGGCGCTGCCCGGGAAACCCGTGAAGAAGCCGAAGCCGAGATTGACATCGAACAATTGTACTGTATGTACAATATTCCGCGTATTGGGCAAATTTATGTGCTGTTCAAGGCACAGCTTAAAGATGGCAGCTTTGGTGCCGGTGAGGAAACCATTGAGAGCCGTCTATTCAGCGAAGAGGAAATTCCATGGGCTGATCTGGCCTTCCCGAGTGTAGAGCAGACCCTGCGTCATTATTTTGCTGACCTTCAACAACAGCATTTCCCGGTACATCTGGAAACTTTGGGCTCGCGTTTAGATCATACAGGTTAG
- a CDS encoding NUDIX hydrolase, with amino-acid sequence MQDQPLTQRLQQRLRFSQRVQEAQAAVLIAITDEADPRVVLTRRSAYLKNHPGEVSFPGGKRDPEDTSNAAVALREAHEEIALNPFDVQLIGDLPMQRARNGMLVKPVVGLIPPEVELVPQPSEIDRIFFASLQHLMQAPTIPHAVQYAEQLLYFPSLRVENEIVWGLTARMLMSLFKYGLDYQKEWPFLLNSSNIEAS; translated from the coding sequence ATGCAGGATCAGCCTTTAACCCAGCGTTTGCAGCAGCGTTTACGTTTCTCCCAGCGTGTGCAGGAAGCGCAGGCGGCCGTTCTGATCGCGATTACTGACGAAGCTGATCCTCGTGTTGTGTTGACCCGCCGTTCTGCCTATCTGAAAAACCATCCGGGTGAGGTTTCCTTTCCAGGAGGCAAGCGTGATCCGGAGGATACCAGCAATGCCGCCGTGGCACTGCGCGAAGCGCATGAAGAAATCGCCTTGAATCCTTTTGATGTGCAGCTGATTGGTGATCTGCCGATGCAGCGTGCGCGCAATGGCATGCTGGTCAAGCCGGTGGTCGGACTGATTCCACCCGAAGTGGAGCTAGTGCCACAACCGAGTGAAATTGACCGGATCTTTTTTGCCTCGCTGCAACATCTGATGCAGGCACCCACCATTCCTCATGCTGTGCAGTATGCTGAGCAATTACTTTATTTTCCGAGTCTTAGAGTGGAAAATGAGATTGTCTGGGGATTGACCGCCCGGATGCTGATGAGCTTGTTCAAGTATGGACTGGACTATCAGAAAGAGTGGCCATTTTTATTGAATTCCAGCAATATCGAGGCAAGTTAA
- a CDS encoding gamma carbonic anhydrase family protein yields the protein MMYKFQGHAPKALCPPFDGWIADNATVIGQVELGRKVSVWFGAVIRGDNCRIRLGDYTNVQENAVLHTDAGIEMQIGNYVTIGHQAMLHGCTIGDNSLIGINAVVLNHAVIGKNCIIGANALIPEGKVIPDNSVVMGSPGKIVKILDEQGAAKLTASALHYASHFEKFKQLEACQFE from the coding sequence ATGATGTATAAATTTCAGGGACATGCACCGAAAGCTTTGTGTCCACCTTTTGATGGTTGGATTGCCGATAATGCCACCGTGATTGGTCAGGTGGAGTTGGGGCGAAAGGTTAGTGTCTGGTTTGGTGCCGTGATTCGTGGGGATAATTGCCGTATCCGTTTGGGGGACTATACCAATGTGCAGGAAAACGCCGTGCTGCACACCGATGCGGGCATTGAAATGCAGATTGGCAATTATGTCACGATTGGACATCAAGCCATGCTGCATGGCTGTACCATCGGAGATAATTCGCTGATCGGAATTAATGCTGTGGTGTTGAACCATGCAGTGATTGGTAAAAATTGCATCATTGGCGCCAATGCCCTGATTCCGGAAGGTAAAGTCATTCCGGATAATTCTGTTGTGATGGGATCACCGGGTAAAATTGTCAAAATCTTAGATGAACAGGGGGCAGCCAAGCTGACCGCTAGTGCATTGCATTATGCCAGCCATTTTGAAAAATTTAAGCAGCTCGAAGCTTGCCAGTTTGAGTAA
- the tsaB gene encoding tRNA (adenosine(37)-N6)-threonylcarbamoyltransferase complex dimerization subunit type 1 TsaB, with product MKLLALETANEQCSVSIVDDTQTLFFQLDERAKAQTQTILPMIEQGLQQANLAAADLTAIAFSRGPGSFSGVRINAAVTQALAWAHDLPVIPVSTLQALAQAAYRQHQLTEVTAVLDARMQEVYMASFRLDAQHIMQPVDQEQLLDYAQAQHNARFTLVGSGAALVQAQATEYQTLAASAQDIASIAHQRALQADWVSAEQALPVYLRDNAWKKIPEQGKS from the coding sequence ATGAAATTGCTGGCGTTGGAAACTGCGAATGAGCAGTGTTCCGTTTCTATTGTAGATGACACGCAAACGCTCTTTTTTCAGTTGGATGAGCGCGCGAAAGCACAAACCCAAACCATTTTGCCCATGATTGAACAGGGCTTGCAGCAAGCGAATCTTGCTGCTGCAGATTTGACGGCAATCGCCTTTAGCCGCGGGCCTGGTTCCTTCAGTGGTGTGCGGATCAATGCTGCAGTGACACAGGCGCTGGCTTGGGCGCATGATCTGCCGGTAATCCCGGTCTCGACTTTACAGGCTTTGGCCCAGGCCGCTTATCGTCAGCATCAGTTGACCGAAGTTACCGCTGTACTTGATGCGCGTATGCAGGAAGTTTATATGGCCAGCTTCCGTCTGGATGCACAGCACATTATGCAACCAGTTGATCAAGAACAATTACTGGATTATGCACAAGCACAACACAACGCTCGCTTTACTCTGGTAGGCTCGGGTGCGGCACTGGTTCAAGCGCAAGCAACTGAATATCAGACCCTCGCTGCCAGCGCACAAGATATTGCAAGCATTGCCCATCAGCGGGCTCTGCAAGCAGACTGGGTCAGTGCAGAGCAGGCTTTGCCGGTATATTTACGTGACAATGCTTGGAAAAAAATTCCAGAACAAGGCAAATCATAA